Proteins found in one Mixophyes fleayi isolate aMixFle1 chromosome 8, aMixFle1.hap1, whole genome shotgun sequence genomic segment:
- the CDKN2C gene encoding cyclin-dependent kinase 4 inhibitor C — MADPLADLISTAAARGDLEQLQDLLRRAPNVDAPNRFGRTALQVMRLGSPAIASLLLRQGADPNLKDSNGFSVLHDTARAGFQDTMQILLDFQADVNLQDSDGNIALHLAAKEGHLHMVQFLVLHTDSQVGHKNRSGDTPCDLARMYSRSHVVQWLQGNARGQTADQQ; from the exons ATGGCAGACCCACTTGCGGACCTGATTTCAACGGCTGCTGCCCGAGGGGACCTGGAGCAGCTACAGGACCTGCTGCGGAGGGCGCCGAATGTGGATGCACCCAATAGATTCGGCAGGACAGCCTTGCAG GTGATGCGGCTGGGGAGCCCGGCTATTGCCAGCCTTCTTCTCAGACAAGGTGCAGATCCCAACTTGAAAGACAGCAACGGATTCTCCGTTCTCCACGACACGGCCAGGGCCGGCTTCCAGGACACTATGCAGATCCTATTGGACTTCCAAGCTGATGTCAACCTGCAGGATAGCGATGGGAACATAGCCCTGCACCTGGCAGCCAAGGAGGGCCACCTGCACATGGTGCAATTCCTGGTCCTACACACGGACAGCCAGGTGGGCCATAAGAACAGGAGCGGAGACACCCCCTGCGACCTGGCCAGGATGTACAGTAGATCACATGTGGTGCAGTGGCTGCAGGGCAATGCCAGGGGGCAGACAGCAGACCAGCAGTAG